The Astyanax mexicanus isolate ESR-SI-001 chromosome 20, AstMex3_surface, whole genome shotgun sequence genome contains a region encoding:
- the si:ch211-266i6.3 gene encoding cytoskeleton-associated protein 2 isoform X1 has protein sequence MDTAVKKSNKENTKPVAGQKRPESKNAIQKQKLVRVPALQSKNDLKEEKKINTVEKAEAKEVVKPVTKTNVSDPNKRKTLSQAFRTEQSVRHKKLVEEAQKPPLTVPPKPIPGTYKGRVVKSKIDCFRRPPSGEEQTAEAKFAKPSIPKSKPKTGTLSKVRSQSVTTLPSSSRPRPQPNLSSRTKSVSDAQLNVVTKPVQRTISQRQIPFKAPSSARPTVPRPATIPPQPAPVTTARPASTKVTSFIRKKEPVVKSNKPKPVAAVVEQKPTRPTSNTISQYKVRVETAEERRAKLAEWLASKGKTLKRPPISEKVTRPESKPAPPAKATQEPSKPTQIKLQMQCEEKQTGHEVIKHEKPEHNCVPQSKPVFSSSPSHIMNTTLDLLDNSDLDLPADPEIRMESLVLNLCDKLDAMETLSSCDNADTKTDESDMADVLANVKVEEDTDKEFEILEEEDLEVKEESLNDVKVNRKEVKVQFDEQEEKKLFKSESDDDDDDDDDDDDNIDDDDDDEKMDSTPEEVAGASVVKYSVKTTPFLQSVKKRIENEEQVAGSGSCRKSAIKDLKFLTPVRRSSRIQRKSSRLPDMLSDHDPCVSSLAELVQLDDADSNAYIYRKNPALLDQLPDQPGDLERLSTERK, from the exons ATGGATACAGCAGTAAAAAAG agcaATAAAGAGAACACCAAGCCAGTGGCTGGTCAGAAAAGACCTGAGTCCAAAAATGcaatacaaaaacaaaagctGGTTAGAGTTCCAGCACTGCAGTCCAAAAATGACCTCAAGGAAGAAAAGAAGATAAACACTGTAGAAAAAGCTGAAGCAAAAGAAGTCGTCAAACCGGTAACTAAAACCAATGTGTCAGATCCTAACAAGCGAAAAACCCTGAGCCAGGCATTCCGCACCGAACAGTCTGTTCGACACaaaaaactggtggaggaggcgCAAAAGCCCCCTTTAACCGTGCCTCCTAAACCCATCCCTGGCACCTACAAAGGCAGAGTGGTGAAGTCTAAAATAGACTGTTTTAGAAGGCCCCCTAGTGGGGAAGAGCAGACGGCTGAAGCTAAATTTGCTAAACCAAGCATACCCAAGTCTAAACCCAAGACAGGGACTTTGTCGAAAGTCCGCTCGCAGAGTGTTACCACATTGCCAAGTTCCTCAAGACCCAGACCTCAGCCTAATCTGTCAAGCAGAACAAAGTCGGTGTCAGATGCTCAGTTAAATGTGGTGACGAAACCAGTTCAGAGGACCATCTCTCAAAGACAGATCCCATTTAAAGCTCCATCATCTGCTCGACCCACAGTACCTCGCCCAGCAACAATCCCACCGCAGCCAGCTCCGGTGACCACAGCTCGTCCTGCCTCCACCAAGGTTACCTCGTTTATCAGAAAGAAGGAACCAGTAGTGAAGAGCAATAAACCCAAACCTGTAGCAGCTGTTGTGGAGCAGAAGCCAACCAGACCAACTTCAAACACCATCAGCCAATACAAAGTGAGAGTGGAAACGGCTGAAGAGAGGAG GGCAAAGCTGGCAGAATGGCTGGCATCAAAGGGGAAGACTCTGAAAAGGCCACCCATATCAGAGAAAGTGACTCGTCCTGAAAGCAAACCAGCTCCACCAGCCAAAGCCACACAAGAACCCAGTAAGCCAACACAGATCAAACTGCAAATGCAGTGTGAGGAGAAGCAGACTGGCCATGAAGTTATCAAGCATGAGAAGCCTGAGCACAATTGTGTCCCCCAGAGTAAACCAGTGTTTTCTAGCAGTCCAAGCCACATAATGAACACAACACTGGACCTGCTGGATAACTCCGACCTGGATCTTCCTGCCGATCCGGAGATCAGAATGGAATcg TTGGTGCTCAACCTGTGTGATAAACTGGATGCAATGGAAACTCTCTCATCTTGTGACAATG CAGATACAAAGACAGATGAAAGTGACATGGCAGATGTTTTGGCTAATGTCAAGGTGGAAGAAGACACTGATAAAGAGTTTGAGATCCTAGAAGAAGAAGACCTGGAAGTAAAGGAAGAATCTCTAAATGATGTTAAAGTGAACAGAAAGGAGGTTAAAGTGCAGTTTGACGAGCAGGAAGAAAAGAAGCTGTTTAAAAGTGAGTCtgacgacgatgatgatgatgatgacgacgacGATGAcaatattgatgatgatgatgatgatgagaagATGGATTCCACACCAGAGGAGGTTGCAGGAGCATCTGTTGTGAAGTATAGTGTAAAAACAACTCCATTCCTTCAAAG TGTTAAGAAGAGAATTGAAAACGAAGAACAAGTGGCAGGTAGTGGCTCTTGCCGCAAGAGTGCAATCAAAGACCTGAAGTTTCTCACGCCAGTTCGCCGCTCCTCCCGCATTCAGCGTAAGTCTTCCCGACTGCCGGACATGCTCAGTGACCATGATCCCTGCGTCTCCTCACTGGCTGAGCTGGTGCAGCTGGATGATGCCGACTCCAATGCCTACATCTACAGGAAAAACCCAGCGCTGCTCGACCAACTGCCAGACCAACCTGGAGACTTGGAAAGGTTATCAACAGAGAGAAAATGA
- the si:ch211-266i6.3 gene encoding cytoskeleton-associated protein 2 isoform X2: MDTAVKKSNKENTKPVAGQKRPESKNAIQKQKLVRVPALQSKNDLKEEKKINTVEKAEAKEVVKPVTKTNVSDPNKRKTLSQAFRTEQSVRHKKLVEEAQKPPLTVPPKPIPGTYKGRVVKSKIDCFRRPPSGEEQTAEAKFAKPSIPKSKPKTGTLSKVRSQSVTTLPSSSRPRPQPNLSSRTKSVSDAQLNVVTKPVQRTISQRQIPFKAPSSARPTVPRPATIPPQPAPVTTARPASTKVTSFIRKKEPVVKSNKPKPVAAVVEQKPTRPTSNTISQYKVRVETAEERRAKLAEWLASKGKTLKRPPISEKVTRPESKPAPPAKATQEPSKPTQIKLQMQCEEKQTGHEVIKHEKPEHNCVPQSKPVFSSSPSHIMNTTLDLLDNSDLDLPADPEIRMESLVLNLCDKLDAMETLSSCDNDTKTDESDMADVLANVKVEEDTDKEFEILEEEDLEVKEESLNDVKVNRKEVKVQFDEQEEKKLFKSESDDDDDDDDDDDDNIDDDDDDEKMDSTPEEVAGASVVKYSVKTTPFLQSVKKRIENEEQVAGSGSCRKSAIKDLKFLTPVRRSSRIQRKSSRLPDMLSDHDPCVSSLAELVQLDDADSNAYIYRKNPALLDQLPDQPGDLERLSTERK; the protein is encoded by the exons ATGGATACAGCAGTAAAAAAG agcaATAAAGAGAACACCAAGCCAGTGGCTGGTCAGAAAAGACCTGAGTCCAAAAATGcaatacaaaaacaaaagctGGTTAGAGTTCCAGCACTGCAGTCCAAAAATGACCTCAAGGAAGAAAAGAAGATAAACACTGTAGAAAAAGCTGAAGCAAAAGAAGTCGTCAAACCGGTAACTAAAACCAATGTGTCAGATCCTAACAAGCGAAAAACCCTGAGCCAGGCATTCCGCACCGAACAGTCTGTTCGACACaaaaaactggtggaggaggcgCAAAAGCCCCCTTTAACCGTGCCTCCTAAACCCATCCCTGGCACCTACAAAGGCAGAGTGGTGAAGTCTAAAATAGACTGTTTTAGAAGGCCCCCTAGTGGGGAAGAGCAGACGGCTGAAGCTAAATTTGCTAAACCAAGCATACCCAAGTCTAAACCCAAGACAGGGACTTTGTCGAAAGTCCGCTCGCAGAGTGTTACCACATTGCCAAGTTCCTCAAGACCCAGACCTCAGCCTAATCTGTCAAGCAGAACAAAGTCGGTGTCAGATGCTCAGTTAAATGTGGTGACGAAACCAGTTCAGAGGACCATCTCTCAAAGACAGATCCCATTTAAAGCTCCATCATCTGCTCGACCCACAGTACCTCGCCCAGCAACAATCCCACCGCAGCCAGCTCCGGTGACCACAGCTCGTCCTGCCTCCACCAAGGTTACCTCGTTTATCAGAAAGAAGGAACCAGTAGTGAAGAGCAATAAACCCAAACCTGTAGCAGCTGTTGTGGAGCAGAAGCCAACCAGACCAACTTCAAACACCATCAGCCAATACAAAGTGAGAGTGGAAACGGCTGAAGAGAGGAG GGCAAAGCTGGCAGAATGGCTGGCATCAAAGGGGAAGACTCTGAAAAGGCCACCCATATCAGAGAAAGTGACTCGTCCTGAAAGCAAACCAGCTCCACCAGCCAAAGCCACACAAGAACCCAGTAAGCCAACACAGATCAAACTGCAAATGCAGTGTGAGGAGAAGCAGACTGGCCATGAAGTTATCAAGCATGAGAAGCCTGAGCACAATTGTGTCCCCCAGAGTAAACCAGTGTTTTCTAGCAGTCCAAGCCACATAATGAACACAACACTGGACCTGCTGGATAACTCCGACCTGGATCTTCCTGCCGATCCGGAGATCAGAATGGAATcg TTGGTGCTCAACCTGTGTGATAAACTGGATGCAATGGAAACTCTCTCATCTTGTGACAATG ATACAAAGACAGATGAAAGTGACATGGCAGATGTTTTGGCTAATGTCAAGGTGGAAGAAGACACTGATAAAGAGTTTGAGATCCTAGAAGAAGAAGACCTGGAAGTAAAGGAAGAATCTCTAAATGATGTTAAAGTGAACAGAAAGGAGGTTAAAGTGCAGTTTGACGAGCAGGAAGAAAAGAAGCTGTTTAAAAGTGAGTCtgacgacgatgatgatgatgatgacgacgacGATGAcaatattgatgatgatgatgatgatgagaagATGGATTCCACACCAGAGGAGGTTGCAGGAGCATCTGTTGTGAAGTATAGTGTAAAAACAACTCCATTCCTTCAAAG TGTTAAGAAGAGAATTGAAAACGAAGAACAAGTGGCAGGTAGTGGCTCTTGCCGCAAGAGTGCAATCAAAGACCTGAAGTTTCTCACGCCAGTTCGCCGCTCCTCCCGCATTCAGCGTAAGTCTTCCCGACTGCCGGACATGCTCAGTGACCATGATCCCTGCGTCTCCTCACTGGCTGAGCTGGTGCAGCTGGATGATGCCGACTCCAATGCCTACATCTACAGGAAAAACCCAGCGCTGCTCGACCAACTGCCAGACCAACCTGGAGACTTGGAAAGGTTATCAACAGAGAGAAAATGA
- the LOC111195050 gene encoding putative uncharacterized protein DDB_G0271982: protein MAEQIRSCSVCGNKTSTLYALPKNEELRTKWLEFIFGAPPDFYNASLVVCCDHFHESDFTNYGAYSRGFSSRLILKPGVLPSLRSTATDSQTRKSQTLVTPHSLPRRIHTCTQTDTPSRTCRATQLSMSTLGHRFRSKGTQTDSLVATTTIATSTLDAPWGPANSAPLRTVYPRPAKRPRVYEEEEDEEEKEEDKEEEKEEEKKEEEKEYKEEEKEYKEEYKEEYKEECKEEYKEDKEECKEEYEEEDECHTITIKLEPYDFHL, encoded by the exons ATGGCGGAACAAATTCGTTCCTGTTCTGTTTGTGGAAATAAAACCTCAACATTATATGCTTTGCCCAAGAATGAGGAGCTGCGGACGAAATGGTTGGAGTTTATATTTGGAGCACCGCCCGATTTCTACAACGCGTCCCTAGTCGTGTGTTGTGATCATTTCCACGAGAGTGACTTTACTAACTACGGTGCCTACAGTAGAGGATTTTCTTCGAGGTTGATCTTAAAACCTGGAGTTTTACCGTCACTGCGATCGACCGCCACAGACTCACAGACT CGCAAATCACAGACATTGGTGACTCCCCATTCACTTCCGCGCCGCATTCATACCTGCACCCAAACAGACACTCCTAGCCGGACATGTCGGGCTACACAACTTTCTATGAGTACATTAGGCCATCGCTTTAGAAGCAAAG GTACCCAAACAGATTCCCTCGTTGCCACTACGACTATCGCCACAAGTACCCTGGATGCACCATGGGGGCCTGCTAACTCAGCACCCCTCAGGACTGTTTATCCAAGGCCAGCAAAAAGACCTCGGGTATAtgaagaggaagaagatgaagaagaaaaggaggaggataaggaagaggagaaagaggaggagaagaaggaggaggaaaagGAGTATAAGGAGGAGGAAAAGGAGTATAAGGAGGAGTATAAGGAGGAGTATAAGGAGGAGTGTAAGGAGGAGTATAAGGAGGATAAGGAGGAGTGTAAGGAGGAGTATGAGGAAGAGGATGAATGTCACACCATTACAATTAAACTTGAACCCTATGACTTCCACCTGTGA
- the thap12a gene encoding THAP domain containing 12a — MPNFCAALHCARMSSHSVLAFFRFPRDPERCKKWVENCSRSDLRDKTPEHLNKYHRLCARHFEPDLILKTSPFRTVLKDTAIPTIFDHPINKRAKNEPAEDEATQAKVKKVEEKETEKEAAESTNGQEADNGPQVSDVEKENKEFLRSLFDVLVMMGRQNIPLHGHSEKEPKSKSFTPSNFQALLEYRINAGDEVLRKKFETSAVNLEYCSSTQLQQILDVSEKCICEDLLAEVREARFFSLVMDNLVEVSGEKHLPLLIRFVDQTNSVREEFLGFHRFEGDVEAIAQSLCTEMSEKYGLSMEQCRGQAYFSTGVYAFKVKAVAIRLSEQYPLAVFTPCSPHSLNICLANSMNFTSVQLVMSTLKKIDGFFSKSPLLQNQLENAISIYYQGNEEKGAALKETCHTNWTEQHDAFELAVDLLESLLLCMDSVHDNEEFKWSDDIAHNAFVISEALSDFEFVMALVVLKNTLSFSRAFGKNLQGQTSEVFFAASSLTAVLHSVNEVLENIEVYHEFWFEEAVNLAAALEIPVKIPRLFFRKQRPDATEEIQPEVYYKVHLTFPVVSHVLKELSDFFSENHLKALKSLSLVPAIMGQLKFNTEENSADIYKDDLPNPDTLPTELNCWKIKWKHGTKNVTLPSTIYETLQLSDVKFFPNVCAVLKILSCLPVLSLVDDRCSTARKRLMTYLQDTPAKHRNKTLAMFNINCGAGHDLDLMVETYLKLYPDKEPTETTETPA; from the exons ATGCCCAACTTCTGCGCGGCGCTGCACTGCGCGCGCATGAGCTCGCACTCGGTGCTGGCATTCTTCAGGTTTCCGCGCGACCCGGAGAG GTGCAAGAAGTGGGTGGAGAACTGTAGTCGCTCAGATCTGAGAGACAAAACTCCAGAACATCTGAACAAGTACCACAGACTATGTGCCAGACACTTTGAACCAGACCTGATTTTGAAAACA AGCCCTTTCAGGACGGTTCTAAAAGATACTGCCATACCAACCATCTTTGACCATCCCATCAATAAGCGAGCGAAGAATGAG CCGGCAGAAGATGAGGCCACCCaggcaaaagtaaaaaaag TGGAGGAGAAGGAGACAGAAAAAGAAGCTGCCGAGAGTACTAATGGCCAAGAGGCTGATAATGGCCCCCAGGTTTCAGATGTGGAGAAGGAAAACAAGGAATTTCTTCGTTCACTATTTGATGTTCTAGTCATGATGGGCAGGCAGAACATTCCTCTGCATGGCCATTCTGAAAAGGAGCCGAAAAGCAAAAGCTTCACACCCAGCAACTTCCAGGCCCTGTTGGAGTATCGCATTAATGCTGGTGATGAAGTGCTCAGGAAAAAGTTTGAAACATCGGCCGTTAATTTAGAGTACTGCTCATCCACCCAGCTGCAGCAGATTCTGGATGTAAGTGAGAAGTGCATCTGTGAAGATTTGCTTGCTGAAGTCAGGGAGGCACGTTTTTTCTCGCTGGTAATGGACAACCTTGTGGAGGTTTCAGGGGAGAAGCACCTTCCTTTGCTGATTCGCTTCGTAGACCAGACTAACAGCGTACGAGAGGAGTTTTTAGGGTTTCATCGCTTTGAAGGAGATGTGGAGGCCATCGCCCAAAGCCTTTGTACAGAAATGTCTGAGAAGTATGGCCTGAGCATGGAGCAATGCAGGGGGCAGGCATACTTTAGTACTGGGGTGTATGCTTTTAAAGTCAAAGCTGTGGCCATTAGACTGAGTGAGCAGTATCCTTTAGCTGTGTTCACACCATGCTCTCCTCATTCCCTGAACATCTGCTTGGCCAACAGCATGAACTTTACGAGTGTACAGCTTGTGATGTCCACCCTAAAAAAGATTGATGGGTTCTTCAGCAAATCACCTTTGCTACAGAATCAGCTGGAGAATGCAATTTCTATCTACTACCAGGGCAACGAGGAGAAAGGAGCTGCACTTAAAGAAACTTGCCACACCAACTGGACTGAACAGCATGATGCATTTGAGTTGGCTGTTGACCTGTTGGAGTCTTTGCTTCTCTGCATGGACAGCGTTCATGACAATGAAGAATTCAAATGGAGTGACGATATTGCGCACAACGCTTTTGTCATATCCGAAGCACTGTCCGATTTTGAGTTTGTCATGGCATTAGTTGTGCTAAagaacactctttctttttccagagcCTTCGGTAAGAATCTTCAAGGCCAAACTAGTGAGGTCTTCTTTGCCGCAAGCAGTTTGACTGCCGTTCTCCATTCTGTAAACGAAGTTCTGGAGAACATTGAGGTTTACCACGAATTCTGGTTTGAAGAGGCTGTCAACTTGGCTGCAGCATTGGAGATCCCGGTCAAAATCCCCAGGCTTTTTTTCAGAAAGCAGCGCCCAGATGCGACCGAGGAAATCCAGCCTGAGGTCTATTACAAAGTTCACCTCACCTTTCCAGTGGTGAGTCATGTTCTGAAGGAGCTAAGTGACTTTTTTTCGGAAAACCACCTCAAGGCTCTCAAGTCTCTGTCTTTGGTTCCTGCAATCATGGGGCAGCTCAAGTTCAACACAGAAGAAAATAGCGCAGACATCTACAAGGATGACTTGCCCAATCCAGACACGTTACCCACTGAGCTCAACTGCTGGAAGATCAAATGGAAGCACGGCACCAAGAACGTTACTCTGCCTTCCACCATCTATGAAACACTTCAGCTCTCTGATGTGAAGTTTTTCCCAAACGTCTGCGCAGTCCTCAAAATCCTGAGCTGCCTGCCTGTCCTTTCACTCGTTGATGATCGATGCAGCACAGCAAGAAAGCGGCTGATGACGTATCTGCAGGACACGCCTGccaaacacagaaacaaaactTTGGCAATGTTTAACATTAACTGTGGTGCTGGGCATGACCTAGACTTGATGGTTGAAACCTACTTAAAACTTTACCCAGATAAAGAACCAACAGAGACAACAGAAACACCTGCTTGA